A DNA window from Hordeum vulgare subsp. vulgare chromosome 1H, MorexV3_pseudomolecules_assembly, whole genome shotgun sequence contains the following coding sequences:
- the LOC123427824 gene encoding rhomboid-like protein 11, chloroplastic: MLSEEEKRAVCFHEEKAVCSYIPELHRTDGTEQLCLLRNIIFAGTGAPLLISPSSRKNPHSRLRGKTELRKERAMAQQLLLLLPAPSGTFSKPLPSPTPSLPRRHAPSISITRRLVAVVAAARRDLLRCGMRHSDLVSELELAKDTKQQGGRANAIFWILLLNLGLYVADHLLQIRQIKALYLYHAFPSWYQFVTSTFCHANWNHLSSNLFFVYIFGKLVEEEEGNFALWMSYIFTGAGANLISWLVLPTSSVSLGASGAVFGLFTISVLVKMSWDWRKILEVLILGQFVVDKVMEAARATTVTGTALQVNNIAHVSGALIGAALVFVINRIPLSSNDDSPKASKDSKDKRS, translated from the exons ATGTTGTCTGAGGAAGAAAAAAGGGCAGTATGTTTCCATGAGGAAAAAGCGGTATGTTCATACATTCCTGAACTCCATCGCACGGATGGAACAGAGCAGCTTTGCCTTTTGCGGAATATAATCTTCGCTGGCACCGGAGCCCCCTTGCTAATAAGTCCCTCGTCTCGAAAAAACCCACACAGCAGGCTAAGGGGGAAAACAGAGTTGAGAAAGGAACGAGCCATGGCGCAGcagctgctgctcctcctacccGCGCCTTCGGGGACGTTCTCGAAGCCACTCCCTTCCCCTACCCCCTCCCTACCCCGGCGCCATGCCCCCTCCATCTCCATCACACGCCGATTAGTGGCTGTagtcgccgccgcccgccgcgaTCTGCTCCGCTGCGGAATGCGGCACTCAG ATTTGGTGTCCGAGTTGGAGCTCGCCAAGGACACGAAGCAGCAGGGTGGTCGTGCCAACGCCATATTCTGGATCTTGCTGCTTAATCTTGGGCTCTACGTTGCAGACCACTTGTTACAG atccggcagataaaggcactctACCTGTACCATGCATTCCCTTCTTGGTATCAGTTTGTGACATCAACGTTTTGCCATGCTAACTG GAATCACCTTTCAAGCAATCTGTTCTTTGTGTACATTTTTG GAAAGCTTGTGGAAGAGGAGGAGGGTAACTTCGCACTGTGGATGTCTTATATTTTCACCGGTGCTGGAGCAAACTTGATTTCATGGTTAGTTCTCCCTACGTCGTCCGTGTCGCTTGGAGCATCTGGGGCTGTTTTTGGCCTTTTCACAATTAGTGTACTAGTAAAG ATGTCCTGGGACTGGAGAAAGATTCTTGAGGTCCTTATCCTTGGTCAATTTGTTGTTGACAAG GTCATGGAAGCTGCACGTGCAACCACCGTAACAGGCACCGCTCTTCAAGTAAACAACATTGCCCATGTCTCGGGTGCTTTAATTGGTGCTGCATTAGTATTTGTGATCAACAGAATCCCCTTATCGTCTAATGATGATAGCCCAAAGGCTTCAAAGGATAGCAAGGACAAAAGAAGTTAA